The genomic interval TCCTTGGCGACTTTTCACCGGTCGCAGGCCCCCTTCATGAAAAACCAATTGCTCGAACTCATCACCCTCATCGGCGCCGGTTGCATGCGCGATGAAGACATCGAGCGCATTGCCGACGAGGCCGCCCAGGCCTACGCCGACCCCGTCGCCTTCCTGGCGGCCAACCCGGACATCAACTACGACGACACCTTCCCTATCCCGCTGGGGGAGTGGATCGTGCTGGGCAGCCTGCCGGACACCGTGCTGTTCCAGGCTGACAGCTATCAGGACCTGTTCCAGAACATCACCGACTCGTTCGACAAGAGCGTGCCGTTCACCCTCAAGCCCAAGCAGCTGGCGCGCACCGAGCCACTGACCGCGCTCAATCGCATCCAGGTGCAGATGGGGGCGTTGAACAAGGAGGCGGGGGGGTATGTGCTGCTGAACTTCAGCCAGTTGCTGGATGATGAATTGCAGATGGTGATGGTCGGCCAGCATGACCTGGCACGGGTGCTGGAGTTGGGGGCTGAGGTGGGGATCAAGACCGAGCCGGCTTTGGAGGCTTTGAAGGTCGCGGTTCACGTCTGATTTGATGGCTGCCTGTACCGGCCTCTTCGCGGTCCGACTTACCCCGCGAGGAGGCCGCTACAGGCAGTCGAAGAACTCAGCCCAGCGCTGTATCCAGAAACATCATCACCCCAAACCCACCCATCAACCCCAGGGTCGCCGCCGTCTGGTGGCCATTGCGATGGGTCTCGGGAATCACCTCGTGGGACACCACAAAAATCATCGCCCCCGCCGCCAACCCCATGCTTATCGGGTAGGCCAAGGCAAAACCGGTGGAAATCCCCAGGCCGATCACCGCACCCAGCGGCTCCATCAGCCCTGAACCCACCGCCACCAACGCCGCCTTCATGTTCGACAGCCCCGTGGCACGCAACGCCAAGGCCACGGCAAGGCCTTCAGGGATGTCTTGGATGGCGATCGCGCTGGTCAGCGGCAGGCCGATGTTCATGTCGCCATTGGCGAAACTGACCCCAATCGCCATGCCTTCGGGCAGGTTGTGCAGGGTAATCGCCAACACGAACAGCCACACCCGGTTGATGCGCTCTGCCTCCGGGCCGCAAGGGCCAGTGCTCTCGTGCTCGTGTGGGGTGAAGCGGTCCAGGCCCAGCATCAGCAGTACCCCAAGGCCCATGCCCAGCACCACGGTAAACGCCGCCGCCGGGCCGTTGCCGGTGATCTCGCGGGCGGCATCCAGGCCCGGCAGAATCAACGAAAACGAACTGGCGGCCAGCATCATGCCGGCGGCAAAGCCGAGCATCACATCCTGGGTGCGCGCACTCACATCACGCAGCACCACCGCCAGTACCGCGCCCAGGGCCGTGGCGCCAAAGCCGGACAAACCGCCCAGCAGCGCCAGGTGCAGGTTATCGGCATGGTCGCCGTTGACCGCGTTCCACAGGCTTGCCGCCAATAGCACGATCACCGCCAGCAGGCTCAACCCCAGGCCGGCGCTAAGCCAGGGGGTCGTCAGCACCTGTTGCCGCCAGGCGCTCAGCAGCGAGGGTGGGGTGGCAGTTTCGGAATGGGCTGGGGGCATGTGAACCTCGAATCAATGAATACAGGCAGTCTAAGCAAGGACCTGCACGATCGGCCAAGGATTCCCTTCTATCGACGTGATAGCTGGCTATGCTGTGCTGCAACGTCTTTGCAAGGGAGTAGCGGCATGGGGTCTACATTCAATAGCTTGGTTGGCCTGATCATTCTGGCCCTGGATATCTGGGCGATCCTCAATGTGATCAAAAGTGGCAGCGAAGTGGGCATCAAGGTGCTGTGGATTCTGCTGATCGCGCTGCTGCCGGTGATAGGGCTGGTGATTTGGGCAATTGCCGGGCCCAGGGGCAATGTGCGGATCTGATACCGGACATAAGCAGAAATGCGGCCGTGACAAAATTTTCACATTGGTTTAAACAGAATCCGCACCCGCACAATGCTGCGTTGGTATTAACCTTCGCCATCTCCGCAAACCCGCAATCCTAGGACTTTCCCATTCATGGCTAACACGGATGCCTTGAAACAGGGCGCGCGAGCGTCGTTCGCGCCGACCCTGAAATCCCACCTGGCCTACACGCTGCTCAGCGGCCTGGTCATCATGCTGATGCTCAGCCTCGTGCGCCTGGCGCTGTTGGTCTACAACAGCGACATGATCGGCGATACCCCCTATGCGACTGTCGCTGAAGGCTTCCTGAACGGGTTGCGCTTCGACCTGCGGGTGGTGGTGTACATCAGCATTCCGCTGCTGTTGGCCATTCTCAGCCCTTGGGCCATGGCCCGGCGTGGCGTGTTCCGGCTGTGGCTGACCCTCGCCTCCAGCGTGGTGATGTTCCTCGGCCTGATGGAGATGGACTTCTACCGCGAGTTCCACCAGCGCCTCAACGGCCTGGTGTTCCAGTACATCAAGGAAGACCCCAAGACCGTCATGAGCATGCTCTGGTACGGCTTCCCGGTGGTCCGTTACCTGTTGGCCTGGGTCATTGGCACCTGGCTGCTGAGCCTGCTGTTCAAGGGCATCGACCGCATGACGCGCGGCGGCCAGCCGACCGGCGCCACCCCGCAGCGCAGCGTAGCGCCGTGGTACAACCGCCTGGCGGTGTTCATGGTGATCCTGCTGGTGGCCGTGGTCGCCGCCCGTGGCACCCTGCGCCAGGGCCCGCCGATGCGTTGGGGTGATGCCTTCACCACCGACTCCAATTTCGTCAACCAGCTGGGTCTGAACGGCACCCTGACGTTGATCGATGCCGCCAAGAGCCGCTTCGGCGAAGACCGCGCCAACATCTGGAAGCCGGTGCTGGACCAGCCGCTGGCCACGCAGACCGTGCGTGAGCAACTGCTGACCGCTCACGACACCCTGGTCGACGCCGACGAAGCGGCGATCCGCCGTGACTTCGTGCCACCGGCCGACCGTACCCTGCCGATCAAGAACGTCGTGGTGATCCTCATGGAGAGCTTCGCCGGCCACTCGGTGGGCGCCCTGGGCAGCCCTAACAACATCACCCCGTACTTCGACAAACTGGCCAAGGAAGGGTTGCTGTTCGACCGCTTCTTCTCCAACGGCACCCATACCCACCAGGGCATGTTCGCCACCATGGCCTGCTTCCCTAACCTGCCAGGCTTCGAATACCTGATGCAGACCCCGGAAGGCGGGCACAAGCTGTCGGGCCTGCCGGCACTGCTCAGCGCCCGCGATTACGACGACGTGTACGTCTACAACGGTGACTTCGCCTGGGACAACCAGTCCGGTTTCTTCGGCAACCAAGGCATGACCACGTTCATTGGCCGCAATGACTTCGTCAACCCGGTGTTCTCCGACCCGACCTGGGGTGTGTCCGACCAGGACATGTTCGACCGTGGCGCTGAGGAGCTGGCCAAGCACGACGGCAAGAAGCCGATCTATGCGCTGCTGCAGACCTTGTCCAACCACACGCCGTACGCGTTGCCCAAGGACCTGCCAGTGGCGCCTGTGACCGGCCAAGGCCGCCTGGACGAGCACCTGACGGCCATGCGTTATTCCGACTGGGCGTTGGGCCAGTTCTTCGAGAAGGCGCGCAAAGAGCCGTACTTCAAGGAGACCCTGTTCGTCATCGTCGGCGACCACGGCTTCGGCAACCACCAGCAGGTCACCGAGCTGGACCTGGGCCGCTTCAACGTACCGCTGCTGCTGATTGCCCCGGGCATCCAGGAGAAGTTCGGTGCGGTCGACCACACCGTCGGTACCCAGGTCGACATCGTGCCGACCATCATGGGCCGCCTGGGTGGCCAGACCCGCCATCAGTGCTGGGGCCGCGACCTGCTCAACCTGCCTGAGGGCGACCAGGGCGTGGGCATGATCAAGCCGTCGGGCAGCGAGCAGATCGTGGGTTTGGTGCAGGGTGACCGCATCCTCATCGAGTCCAAGGACATGAGCCCGCGCATGTACCGCTACCAGTTGGGCAGCGAGTTCAAGGCCGAGCTGATCGAAAGCCCGGACCAGCCGGAAATGCTGAAAAAACTTGAAGCGTACATCCAGACGGCGACCAAGAGCCTCTTGGACAACACCGCTGGCGTCGTGCACGGCACGCCGAAGTAACGCTGCAATAGGGGCCGCTTCGCGGCCCCTTCGCCACCGCAAAGCCCTGCCAACTGAACAAATCCCCCCGCCCAAGGTCAAGCTATACAGGCGCCACACACCCGGCGTTCTTCAGATCGAGGGCTCGTTCCATGAAAGAGTGGGAAGTCATCTTTGCCGACCAGAAAGGCGAACCGACGTCATTGCGGCTGCGGGCTGAACATTGCCCCAGCGAAGAAGACGCGGCCCGTGCCATTCGCTCGCACTTGTTTCCGGTCATGGATGAATTAGACCTCAACGACTTCCAGGACCGTGCACCATCCCCCACGGCGCGCTGGCTCAAAGAGCAAAATGGCGTCACCATCACCCGTATCCAGGAAGCGCCCTGAAGCTTGCGTTGACGTGGTGCCCACGCAGGCACTACGCTGGACCCAGGTGCCGACCTATTCTGCGGGTCGGCACCCATAACATTCGCGTCTTGCATCAGCTCTATACAACTCGATCTGTCCGGCACCGCCGGCAGGTACGTAGTGCCCGGAAAGTCTATCCATTGCATTGCAGGAGGACGATTCATGAGCAGCCAGAACGACGATATCAGCAGCAATGTCCTGCGCCAGATGAAAGCTGGCGGTTTTGACTTCACCCGCATCCACCCTATCGAGTTCTACGCAGTATTCCCTGATGAAGCCGGCGCGCGACGGGCAGCCGGGCAATTTCGTGGCGAGTCCCTCAACGCCCAGGTACGCGAACGCAAAGACGGCGCCTGGCACCTTGAACTGAGCAAGGTCATGTATGCCACTTATGGAGGGATTGGCGACTTCGAAGAAACGTTCGAGCAACTCGTTTCACCGTACGGTGGCGAGGTGGAAGGATGGGGCGTCAAGCAAGAGCGACTGTGCGCCTGACCCTGACTCACCCACTGCCGCTCCACAGGCTTATGCACCTCCCTGTAGGAGCGGCCTTGTGCCGCGAAGGGCCGCCAAGCGGCCCCAACCTCTCAGGGCTTACGCCCCGCCATATGCCCCAGATAAGCCAGTAGCGCATCCAGCTCCTGCTCGCTGAGCACCGCCTCTGTAAACCCCGGCATCTTCGCCTGCGGCCACGTTCGAAGGCTTTGCGGGTCACGTATCAGCTTGCGCAAAAATGCCGGCTGGAAGTACTCGGTAGGGTTGTGCGGCAGGTTCAAGTCTGGCCCAAATTGGGCATCACCCGCGCCATTGAGGCGGTGGCAGGCCAGGCAGTTCTGCTGGAACAACGCAAACCCCTGGCGCACCGGGTTATCGGCCGGGAGCTTCGGGTCTGGCAGCAGTGCCGGGAAACGTTGCTCCACCGAAGCCAGGCGGCGGATGCTGGCGATCTGGAACGGCCACTGCTCTGGGCGGATGCCGCTGGCCTGCGGTGCTGTCCAGACCAGGTAAAACGGCCCGGCGCTCGGCTTGCCGTTGCCCAACGCGGGCCACGGCTTGGCCGGGTCTTCGACGGCCAGCCAGGCACGCGCCGGCCCTTGCTGCAGCAGCGGCGCGGCAGGCATTTCGGCAGCAAAACCATCCAGCGCCACGGCTTGCAAGTGGTCGTTCACACCCACACCCTGCAGCAGCACAGCCAAGGGGACCGCGCGATACTGCATGGGGCGCTTATAGGAAACGTCCTGCTCGATGCTGATGTCGCGCGCCTGCGGATGGGCAAGCAGCTCGGCGCTGCTCCACTGGCGCGAGGTGTCGCCCAGCTCAAGGTGCAGCTGCGCCGCCGACAGTGGCAGGCTCAAAAGCAGGGCGAGTAGGGCAAGGCAGTGGCGCATGTGGAATCTCCGACCTTCAAGGCCGGCAGGTTACATGCGCGCTGCCTGTTGACGCCACAGCCACCGTCAGCCGAACAAACGTGTCAGGTTCGGCAGTATCAGCAGTAGAGTCGTGGCGAAGAGAATGAGCCCTGCTTGGCGTATTTTCGATTGTCTGAACATGGCGGACCGCCTTCTTGTTGTTATTCCTGAATACCCGTTGGCTTCCCTGTCGCGTTTCGGGTCGATCGCAGTGGCGTAAGTTGACGCCTGTTCTGCTTGCCTCTTGAAAGTCGATATACAACCAACAGTAGGGTGTGCGTCATCCATGTTTGAGAACCCTTTGTTCTAATTGTAAGGCTGGTTAATTTCATTGGGTTATGAGGCCAATGGCCAGCTGGCTGGCATGCTCTCGCTAGACAGTGGCGTTACTGCAAACGACACGCCGGCGAAATATGACCGTTCGTCAGTGCAGCCTACTTGCTTGTACGTGCCTTTCGCGGCAGTCTCTACAGCAGATTCCCACCCATGTCGTTCAGGACTATTTCTATGTCGTTACGCATCTGCATCCTGGAAACCGATGTCCTGCGACCGGAGTTGACGGCGCAGTACCACGGCTATGGCAGGATGTTCGAGCAGCTGTTCTCGCGTCAGCCGATCGCCGCCGAGTTTCGCGTGTACAACGTGATGAACGGCGACTATCCCGCCGACGATGAAGTGTTCGATGCCTACCTTGTGACGGGCAGCAAGGCCGATTCGTTCGGTTCCGATCCCTGGATCCAGACGCTCAAGGCTTACTTGTTGAAACTCTACGCACGGGGCGAGAAGCTGCTGGGCGTGTGTTTTGGCCATCAGCTGCTGGCCTTGACCCTGGGTGGCAAGGCCGAGCGCGCCGAGAAGGGCTGGGGTGTGGGCATCCACCGTTATTCACTGGCGGCGCATGCGCCCTGGATGGACCCGGAGGTTTCCGAGCTGACCCTGCTGATCAGCCACCAGGACCAGGTCACCGAGCTGCCGGAAGGCGCGACCGTAATTGCCTCCAGCGACTTCTGCCCCAACGCCGCCTACCACATTCGTGACCAGGTGCTGTGCTTCCAGGGGCACCCAGAGTTCGTGCATGACTACTCCCGGGCGTTGCTGGATGCGCGGCAGACGTCGTTGGGGGATGAGGTGTACCACAAGGCCATTGCCAGCCTGGCCACCGAGCACCAGGGCGACCTGGTGGGCGAGTGGATGTTGCGGTTCATTGGGCAGTCGGTGAGTAAAGACAGCGTGGCGTGATGGCGGGGGGCCGCACAGCGGCCCCAACATCTCAAAGCCAACCCGACTTCTTGAAGCTGGCATACAACCCCGCACACCCCAACCCAATCACCCCTAACACACCAAAATACCCGTACTGCCACGCCAACTCCGGCATGTTCTGAAAGTTCATCCCATAAATCCCGGCAATCGCCGTGGGGAAGGCCAGAATCGCCGCCCAGGCCGCGAACTTGCGTTGCACGATGCTTTGGCGCGACGACTCCAGCAACATGCCGATCTCGATGGTCTGGCTGGCGATATCGCGAATGCCGACCAGGTCTTCCATCTGCCGCGTGACATGAATCTGCACATCGCGAAAATACGGTCGCATGTTCTTGTCGATGAACGGAAAGCTCAGGCGCTGCAGTTCTTCGCTCACCTCCAGCATCGGCGCCACGTACCGGCGCAGGCGCAAGATGTCGCGCCGCAGGCTGTGCAGCCGGCGGATGTCATCCTCTTGCAGCGAACCGCCCAGCACGCTTTGTTCCAGTTCTTCAATTTCGCCATGGATCGCCTCGCTGACCGGCTGGTAGTTCTCGGTCACGAAGTCGAGCAGCGCATACAGCACGAAGTCCTCGCCATGCTCCAGCAGCAGCGGCCGTGCTTCGCAGCGTTGGCGCACCAGGGCGTAGGATTTCGAGTGGCCGTTGCGGCAGGTGATGATGTAGCCATTGCCAGCAAAGATATGGGTTTCGATGAACTCCAGCTTGCCTTCATGACGTACCGGCGAATAGGTGACGATGAACAGCGCATCACCGAAGGTTTCAAGCTTGGGCCGGCTGTGCTTTTCCAGCGCGTCTTCAATGGCCAGCTCGTGCAGGTTGAACTGCCGCTGCAGGTTGGCCAGCTCCTCGGCGTTGGGCTCTTCGAGGCCGATCCAGACGAAGTGGCCGGGCTTGCGCGCCCATTCGCTGCCTTCGTCGATGCTGATGTTAGTGACCTTTCTGCCGGCGCTGTACACCGCCGACGCCACGACTCGACCCATGGTTGTCCACTTATTCGATTGAACACTCTTACAGCTTGGGCTGTAAGGGCCCAGAGGGCAACCTAGCGGCGTGCGAGTTCATCTTCCATGCGGTCGATGCACTGCTGCATCTGGCTGCGGCACTGTTCGACCAGGGCGGGGATGTCGCGCTGGCTCAAACCCGCGGTAGCAATCGGCGGCAGCGAGCGTACGATCACCGT from Pseudomonas kermanshahensis carries:
- a CDS encoding ribonuclease E inhibitor RraB gives rise to the protein MSSQNDDISSNVLRQMKAGGFDFTRIHPIEFYAVFPDEAGARRAAGQFRGESLNAQVRERKDGAWHLELSKVMYATYGGIGDFEETFEQLVSPYGGEVEGWGVKQERLCA
- a CDS encoding magnesium and cobalt transport protein CorA, producing the protein MGRVVASAVYSAGRKVTNISIDEGSEWARKPGHFVWIGLEEPNAEELANLQRQFNLHELAIEDALEKHSRPKLETFGDALFIVTYSPVRHEGKLEFIETHIFAGNGYIITCRNGHSKSYALVRQRCEARPLLLEHGEDFVLYALLDFVTENYQPVSEAIHGEIEELEQSVLGGSLQEDDIRRLHSLRRDILRLRRYVAPMLEVSEELQRLSFPFIDKNMRPYFRDVQIHVTRQMEDLVGIRDIASQTIEIGMLLESSRQSIVQRKFAAWAAILAFPTAIAGIYGMNFQNMPELAWQYGYFGVLGVIGLGCAGLYASFKKSGWL
- a CDS encoding cytochrome c — its product is MRHCLALLALLLSLPLSAAQLHLELGDTSRQWSSAELLAHPQARDISIEQDVSYKRPMQYRAVPLAVLLQGVGVNDHLQAVALDGFAAEMPAAPLLQQGPARAWLAVEDPAKPWPALGNGKPSAGPFYLVWTAPQASGIRPEQWPFQIASIRRLASVEQRFPALLPDPKLPADNPVRQGFALFQQNCLACHRLNGAGDAQFGPDLNLPHNPTEYFQPAFLRKLIRDPQSLRTWPQAKMPGFTEAVLSEQELDALLAYLGHMAGRKP
- a CDS encoding LTA synthase family protein, whose amino-acid sequence is MANTDALKQGARASFAPTLKSHLAYTLLSGLVIMLMLSLVRLALLVYNSDMIGDTPYATVAEGFLNGLRFDLRVVVYISIPLLLAILSPWAMARRGVFRLWLTLASSVVMFLGLMEMDFYREFHQRLNGLVFQYIKEDPKTVMSMLWYGFPVVRYLLAWVIGTWLLSLLFKGIDRMTRGGQPTGATPQRSVAPWYNRLAVFMVILLVAVVAARGTLRQGPPMRWGDAFTTDSNFVNQLGLNGTLTLIDAAKSRFGEDRANIWKPVLDQPLATQTVREQLLTAHDTLVDADEAAIRRDFVPPADRTLPIKNVVVILMESFAGHSVGALGSPNNITPYFDKLAKEGLLFDRFFSNGTHTHQGMFATMACFPNLPGFEYLMQTPEGGHKLSGLPALLSARDYDDVYVYNGDFAWDNQSGFFGNQGMTTFIGRNDFVNPVFSDPTWGVSDQDMFDRGAEELAKHDGKKPIYALLQTLSNHTPYALPKDLPVAPVTGQGRLDEHLTAMRYSDWALGQFFEKARKEPYFKETLFVIVGDHGFGNHQQVTELDLGRFNVPLLLIAPGIQEKFGAVDHTVGTQVDIVPTIMGRLGGQTRHQCWGRDLLNLPEGDQGVGMIKPSGSEQIVGLVQGDRILIESKDMSPRMYRYQLGSEFKAELIESPDQPEMLKKLEAYIQTATKSLLDNTAGVVHGTPK
- a CDS encoding ZIP family metal transporter, whose translation is MPPAHSETATPPSLLSAWRQQVLTTPWLSAGLGLSLLAVIVLLAASLWNAVNGDHADNLHLALLGGLSGFGATALGAVLAVVLRDVSARTQDVMLGFAAGMMLAASSFSLILPGLDAAREITGNGPAAAFTVVLGMGLGVLLMLGLDRFTPHEHESTGPCGPEAERINRVWLFVLAITLHNLPEGMAIGVSFANGDMNIGLPLTSAIAIQDIPEGLAVALALRATGLSNMKAALVAVGSGLMEPLGAVIGLGISTGFALAYPISMGLAAGAMIFVVSHEVIPETHRNGHQTAATLGLMGGFGVMMFLDTALG
- a CDS encoding PLDc N-terminal domain-containing protein, with protein sequence MGSTFNSLVGLIILALDIWAILNVIKSGSEVGIKVLWILLIALLPVIGLVIWAIAGPRGNVRI
- a CDS encoding amidotransferase, translating into MSLRICILETDVLRPELTAQYHGYGRMFEQLFSRQPIAAEFRVYNVMNGDYPADDEVFDAYLVTGSKADSFGSDPWIQTLKAYLLKLYARGEKLLGVCFGHQLLALTLGGKAERAEKGWGVGIHRYSLAAHAPWMDPEVSELTLLISHQDQVTELPEGATVIASSDFCPNAAYHIRDQVLCFQGHPEFVHDYSRALLDARQTSLGDEVYHKAIASLATEHQGDLVGEWMLRFIGQSVSKDSVA